One Candidatus Macondimonas diazotrophica genomic window, ACCGCCAGATCGAACAGCGTGATGTGGTTCGGAAGTGCGTCGTCCAGGATGGCCGCCACGATATCGGGCGCCAGCGTAGTCAGGTTGACCATACGGCTGACGTAGCTGTTGTCGATGCCCTCCCGCGTGGCGATCTCCTTCAAGGACTTTGCTTCCCCCGATTCCAGCATGGCCAGCCAGCGGTGGCCCCTGGCCAGCGCCAGTTGGATGGATGTCGGTGCCACATCCCACGGTCTGACCGGCACGGTTTCGCCGTTCGGCAAGGTGACCAGCTTGCGGCCACTACGGCGCTTGATCTGGATCGGTACCGACAGGGTCAGCCGGCCATCACTCGCCTCAACGATGTCCGGCTCGCCAGTTTTCTGGATGCGGATGCCGCTCATGCCAGTGCTTCCTCTCGTTGCTCTACCGGTTCGGGGCGCAGCTCCAGCACCAGGCGTTCGATGCCGTTGGCGCGCAGCCGCACTTCGAGGTCGTTGGGTGACACGATGACTTTCTCGACCAGCAGTTTCACGATCCGGGTCTGCTCGGCCGGGAAAAGTTGATCCCAAATCGCGTCGAGCCGAGTCATGGCCACGGTGATCTTCGCCTCGTCCAAGGTTGGATCGAGCTTGATCGCTTGCGACAGCATGTCGCCGAGTAGATTCGGCGCGCGCAAGATCGCGCGCAGTTGATCGGGCACCGCCGATTCGAGTTCTGCGGCCGGCAGTCTCGGCAAGCCCGACGCTCCTGCATGCTCCTTGGCATCGCGCTGGGGCACGTAGTACCGATAGCGCCGGCCATTTTTCTTCGTGGTGTGCCAGGGCGACAGTGCCCGCCCGTCGTTTCCGAACACGATGCCTCTGAGCAGATAGGGAACCTTGGCCCGCGTCGTGTTGCCCCGGACTCGGCCATTCATCTCCAGAATCGCGTGGACACTGTTCCACAGCTCGCGGCTGCCGATGGGCGGATGCTCGGCCTGGTACCACTGGCCCTTGTGCCGTAACTCACCGAGGCCGGTTCGGTTACTGAGGAGCTTGTCGATGTGGCCCTTGTCGATCGGTCTGCCATCGCGCGTCTTGCCATGTTGCATGGTTCAGGCCTTGGACGTCACACCATCCAGTTTCAGCCCTTGACCAGTGAGGTGCTTTCTGCGTCGTGGCAGCCGGGGCATTCAGGCGCATGAGGGGCCTCGGTTATTCGTCGTTCTCGAATAACTGCCGCCGATGGCAAATACGCCAACACCAGGTCACGGCGGCGCTGAACGAGGGCGAATCAACCTGATGCAATTCAGCCCGACTTGATACCGATTGGAGCAAGAGGGCTTGCTGGCCCAAGCCTGACTCTGCGACGGCCTGACGGGGCGACGCAACGCCAATCTGGGCGACAACAAGGGGTTGTTCTGTTCGGCGTTCTTCGAACTGTCGATTGGCTTCGAGCGGGTGCTGAAGCTGGTCTTGGTCCTCGACCAGATGGCGCGCAACCAGCTGGCTCCTCCCGACAGCAAGACCGTCGAGGATTACGGGCACCAGCTTCGCGCCCTCTTAGACGCCGCAAAGGCCGTTTACGCCGCGCGCAACGTGTCTGCACTGAATGGATTTCAGGCCGATTCGTTGCCCACTGGGATCCTGGGCTTCCTGGACGATTCCGCGCACCCCGGCGGGCGCTATTCGAACATCAACAAGCTGACCGGCCACAGGCATCAGGCGATGGCCGACCCCATCACGCGATGGGGCGAGATGGCGAGCCAGATCATGCGCACGCAGGCCGCTGCGCGGGCGCGCGAACGCGCGCAGATGAACGGCCGGACGGCCGATGTTGCGTTGGGTGATGCTGCAGCCCGCGTGATGAGTGATCTCAACCCGCGACGGATGGATGTCGCGCCGCTGCATGTCCGGGCCTCGGAACCGGATACCGCCGTCAAGTACGCTATCGACGCATTGGTCACTCTGATCGTCGCGTTGCGCGATGTGATCGACTCGCTTTGTGGGAGTGCGTGGGCGGTCAATCCGGCTGGTCAATCCGGCGCGGCTGAGGTGCCGGCCATGAAAGCGTTCGTGCTGTTTGCCTGTGCAGACCGGCAGTACGCGATGCGGAAGCGGCCATGACCGACCGCGCAAGAAGCCGATTCTGCGGCGGTACCGCCCGGCGACTCTCAAGATGCCCTCGCAGGCCGGTGTAGGCTGACGGCGAGGCCTCTGAGCAAAGGCTGCTGTACCGCTCGCGACTGGTATTAACGGACGATCTCATACATAAAGGTCCCATCAATGACAGCTAGACCATGAAGCGAACAAAAGACACTGACGCCATCTCGACGATGCAGGACAACGCGGTACAGGCCTTCGTTCCGCATCCGCTGCCGCCCTCCAATCCTCCACAGGCTCCCGAGGCATTTCCCAATCTGAATCATCAGGCCGAGCCGGCTCTCGCCCGCCTGTCCGCGGCGTGTCGTGGCTGATGCCGTCGGTTGACTGGCTGCGCTATAGCACCATCCGTAAGACGGCCCTGCTCACCTCGCGAATTGAAGGTCCGCAGGCACATTGACCGACCGGCCTCGATGAGGCAGCGGAAGTCGCCGTCCGCAACACGAACGATGTCGGGGAAGTTACCCACGATCTGCGGGCCTTACGGTTGGCCCAGAACAACTCGCGCGATCCCAATGGACTGCCCACCAGCGTGCGTCTGCTGTGTAAGGCCTTCCGTGTCCTGATCGACGGGGTGCGCCGGATACGGCGTCTTGAATGTGTCGCGGACGATCACACGCCGCGCAGCAACCGGCTCGCCGCAGCCGCGATCCCGGCCAGACTTTCGCCGGCCACCAGGCCGGCAGCAATCGCCAACAGAAAGCGCGCCGCCCAGTGCGGCGCCAGGCGGGAGAGCGCCGCGCCGATCAGCGCGCCGAGAAACAGCGACACCGAATTCCAGGCCGGGATCACGAAGGCCAGTCCCATCGCGGAACCGCTCGGCATCCACCGCCCCCACGTCGGCACCAGCTCGGCGATCAAAGCCAGTGCCACACCGGCAATTGCCGCAACAATCAGCGCCGAGACACTGCCGGGCGGCAAGGACCCTGCGCCGCCCTGCAGGACTTCAGCGACGGCTTTCCAGGTGGCGACCGCCGGAGCGGGCCACTCGGGTGTCAGCAGCATGCTGTGCGGATCGGGAATCAACAGCAGGTAAGCGGCGCTACCCACCAGCGCGCCGGTGGCCACACCGAACAACTGCGCAATTGCCTGGAATCTCGGCGCGGCGCCCAGCAGCATCCCCGCCTTCAAGTCGTGCAACAGGTCGGCGCACTGATCGGTCGCGCCGCCGGTCACGTTGGCGGCCATGAGGTTGTTGCTGATGTTGCCCGGGGTGATCACCGCAAAGGACACCTGCGTGACCTTGCCGGTGGCGCCGATGGGTGTGATGCCGGTTTCGCCTGCCACCCGCGCTGCGACGATCGCCAGTCCGAAGGCCAGCAGCGTGGCGATCACCGCGGCATACAGGGCGATACCGAACAACGCCATCTGGGCCACCACCGAAATCAGCCCGGCGATGACCGCGCCCGACCTGAACCAGGCCGCCGGGACCTCCCCGATCGCCGCGGCCGTCTCGATCCCGGCAAGCGGTTCCCGGCGACGATGCCGATGCCACCCGGCTGCGACCACAGTCGTGAGCGACGCGCTGACCATCAACGCCACGCCCGGCCACAGCAACCATTCGACCATCGGCCCGAACCATACCGCCTCCGGCGCACCCGGCTCGGTCCAGCCCCGGGCAATGGTCCATGGGCCGATCCACCCCCAGGCGATGAGTGCGCCCAGCAGGAGGGACAGACCAACCTTGAGCCCCACGATGGCTCCGAAACCGATCATCAGCAACGACGGGTCCAGCGCGAAACCGAGGTTGTGCAGGCTCGCACTGCGCCCCGGCAAAGTCAGCGTCGGCGACCAGCGGGACACCGTAAACATAAACTCCTGCCCGAGCTTCAGGGCCGCTGCCAGCGTCAGGCTCGCGAACAGTACCCGCACCCGCGCGGTGGCCTCGGCGCCGTGACTGTAGATCTCGCGCAGCGTCTGGGCCGTCGCCATGCCGGCCGGAAATGGCAAGCCGCTGCGCAGCAGCATCTGACGGCGCAGCCCGACCGCCACCATCACGCCGAGAAAACTCACCACGAACAGCCAGCAGGCCAGCCAGGCCCAGGACAGTTGCGTCCCGTTCACCAGTGCCAGCGCTGGGATGGGCGCCGCCAGGCCGCTGGAAACGATGGCCGCGGCAGCCGATGCGGCGGTCTGGTTGATGGTGTTTTCCATCAAGCCGAAACGGCGCACGCCGAACACTTCCATGAGCCGCCACAACGCCAGGCCGATCAGCGCGGCCGCGATCGACATGTTGAAGCTCCACCCGATTTTGAGACCTGTGTAGATGTTGCATGGCGCGAGCACGCCGCCGATCACCATGCCCGTGACCAACGCGCGCAGTGTCAGCTGGGGTTCGTGGGAACTCTCCCGCCCTGGACCCATCGCCGCATCCGCATTCGATTGCAACCGCACCCTCCCGATCATCGATCCGCCGTCCTGCGAAAATCCGGCTGGCCGGACCACGGCGCACCATCGCACGCATGCTGGTCCGGAACGCCGATGCGACGGCTCGGCCGTTTCGGCCGTCATTCCGTGGATCAGCGCGCCGGCATCTGGGATCACCGACGCCCATCCCGCCGTCCCACAGCGCGACGGCGCCTTCCACGTCCCCGCCGTGCACACGGTGGAACCCGGACGTGTCCGTCCGACCGAGCAACCACCATACCGAATCGAAGGCCATCCGGCCGCCCCGATGGGCTCGGTCAGCACCCCGCCCGAGGGGCGGAACACGGAACGACGGCCCCCGCCGCCCAGGGTTCAGGTACGCCGCTTCGATGGCGGGCGTCGCCGCCGGAAGGCAGGTTCGGGCGCTGTTCCGGGCTTGGCAGCACAGCATGCCTGCGAAGATCGCCGGCCACAGTCCGCGCACAGGGCATCCATGAGGCATCCGTACCAGATCAGTGCGCCCCCCGGCCAGGGGCCACAACACGCCAGCGGGGCACGCCGCCGTCCATCCCATTGAGTTCGAAGCCCTTTCCGACATTGATCCTTTGGACGTTCATGGTCCCTTAACAGCAATACGCGGGGATTCACCTAGAATTGAGTGACCTGTCGATACCGTTGACTGGCAGGGTTATTGCGTAGTACCCAATACGACCCAAAGTATCGTGCCGCACGACATGAGACAGCGATCAGGCCATCAGAGATGAAGCGAACGTCGCGCACGCGCTTGTCGCGATACTCAACCAGCACTTCTCTATGGAGGCTTCAATATGGCCGCCCAACCCGCCAGGAGGCTTCAGCCGAAGATCCCGACGCCTGCGTCAATGCCACTACGTGGAAGAATCAGCGATCTGCCCTCAATCAGCGTCATCATTCCCTGCCTGAATGAAGAAGGCGTCGTGGATGGCCTGATCGATGATCTGCTGGACAACGATTACCCGCACTTCGAAATCATTGTCTGCGATAGCGGAAGCAGCGACGGCACAGCGGCCGTCGTGACCGAACGCGCGCAGACCGATCCGCGCCTGCGCTTGGTGACGGCACCGAAGCGCGGCGTTTCACTCGCCCGGAATACCGGCGCGTCGGCGGCGCAGGGCGACTATTTCGTTTTTCTCGATGCCGATGCTCGTGTTCCCCATGACTACCTCGAAGTCGCCATGACCGAGATCCGCCAAAGAGTTCTGGCGGTGGCCACCTTCTACATGCGCGCCGGAAACGATGACCGGCTGTGCCGGCTGATCGTCAAGGCGTTCAATCATTGGATTTCGATCCTGCAATACATCAAACCCACCGCGCCGGGTGCATCAGGCTTCTGGGTGCGGCGCGACCTGCACGCGAAAACCGGCGGGTACGACGAAACCCTAAACTTTGCCGAAGATCTGAAATACCTCGCCCACTGCAGTCGGTTCGGCAAGTTCGGGGTCCTGCGCAAGCAGCGCGCGATTATCAACATGCGCCGTTTCGAGCAGGACGGCCGAATCAAGACCGGGCTCGAGTGGCTGTTCGGCGGGATGACGCATACGATCGGACTTCGTTTGCGGCGCACGCCGTTCAAGTACCGTTTCGGTCACTACAGCGCCGTAGGTACAGGCAAAGGCCGGAACATCTGAGCCTCGACTGAGACCCCGCATCGGCACCCCGAGCCCTCTGAACAGAACCACCGGGGATCGGGGCGCGGGCGGGGCGCCCGGATGGACCCTGGCGCACTGGCGTACTTCGGTGGGCCATGGCCATCGCCCGCCGGGGTCAAACACCGGTCGCAGGTGACTCTCGGCAACACGTCCGGAAGCACTGCCGCCAGCGCGGGCTGCCGTTTGCCGCATCGACCAGCAGGCGCTAGAATGCGCGGTTTTTCAGCGCATCCCGTCCTCGATCACCAACGGCGCCTGCCCTTGCCAGCCGGGGCTGCCGCGCGCCGCGCACGGCGGCCCACACCAGCCGACACTGCGCGGCTTCCCGGCCCCGTCATCTTCCGCCTGGACACCACTGCTGCGAGAACCGGGGCCGTCCGAAACCAAGCCAAGGAGCCCACCTTGCTCAAGTCGATCCAACAGGACTGGCTGTCCAACGTTCGCAATGATCTGCTTGCCGGTCTGGTGGTGGCGTTGGCCCTGATCCCCGAAGCCATCGCGTTTTCCATTATCGCGGGTGTCGACCCCAAGATCGGGCTTTACGCCTCGTTCTGCATCGCGGTGGTGATCGCGTTCGTCGGGGGCCGTCCGGGGATGATCTCGGCGGCCACTGGAGCCATGGCGCTGGTCATGGTCACCCTGGTCAAGGAACACGGCCTGCAGTACCTGCTTGCGGCCACGGTACTGACGGGTGTGCTGCAGATCATTGCGGGATGGCTGCGCCTCGGCACATTGATGCGCTTCGTCTCGCGCTCGGTGGTCACCGGCTTCGTCAACGCCCTGGCGATTCTCATCTTCATGGCGCAGCTGCCCGAACTCATCGATGTCACCTGGCACGTCTATGCGATGACCGCCGCTGGCCTGGGCATCATCTACGGCCTCCCCTACCTCACCAAGGCCATTCCCTCACCGCTGGTCACCATCGTGGTGTTGACCGGCGTCGCCCTGGCGCTGGATCTGGATATCCGCACCGTGGGCGACATGGGCGAGCTTCCCGACAGCCTGCCGGTGTTCCTGCTGCCGGACGTGCCGTTCACCCTGGAAACCCTGGCGATCATCCTCCCCTACGCCCTGACGCTCACGGCCGTGGGGCTGCTCGAATCGCTGATGACGGCCACCATCGTCGATGACCTCACCGATACCCGCAGCGACAAGAACCGCGAATGCGTCGGGCAGGGCGTCGCCAACATCGCCAGCGGCTTCATCGGCGGCATGGCTGGCTGCGCCATGATCGGCCAGTCCGTCATCAACGTGAAATCCGGCGGGCGCGGACGCCTGTCGACGTTCTGCGCCGGCCTCTTCCTGCTGGTGCTGGTGGTGTTTCTCGACACCTGGGTGAGCCAGATCCCGATGGCGGCGCTGGTGGCCGTGATGATCATGGTCTCCATCGGAACCTTCAACTGGTCGTCCATCCGCAATCTGCGCAGCCACCCCAAGAGCTCCAGCGTGGTCATGCTGGCCACCGTGGCCGTCACCGTGGCCACACACGACCTGGCGATGGGCGTGCTCACCGGCGTATTGCTCTCGGGGTTCTTCTTTGCGCACAAGGTCGGCCAGATTCTGCGCATCACCTCGCTCGCCGAAGACGAAGGACATGCGCGGACCTACACAGTCTTCGGCCAGGTCTTCTTCGCCAGCGCCGAGCGCTTCATCAACGCCTTCGACTACAAGGAAGTGATCGAACAGGTGCGCATCGACGTCAGTCGGGCGCATTTCTGGGACATCACGGCCGTCAGCGCCCTGGACAAGGTGGTGCTGAAGTTCCGCCGCGAAGGCACCGAGGTCGAAGTGATCGGGCTCAACGAAGCCAGCGCGACCCTGGTCGACCGCTTTGCTATCCACGACAAGGATGGTGCCGACGACTTCCTGCTGGACCACTGAGGGACGCGCCGTGATAGATCCGCAGAACAAGGTTCTGGCCTGCGTCGACCGGTCCCGCTTCGCGGTGCACGTGGCGGACTACGCCGCCTGGGCGGCGAACAGGCTGAATGCGCCGCTGGAGTTTCTCCATGTGATCGACCGCCACCCTGAGCGCAGCACCGGCGATGATCACAGCGGAACCATCGGTATCGACGCTCAGCAGCACCTGCTGACCCAGCTTTCCACCGAAGACGAACAGCGCGCCCGCAGCACCCGCGAACAGGGGCGCATCTTCCTGAAGCAACTGCGCGAACGCGCCCTGGCGGCGGGCTGTCCCGAGGTCGACGTGCGCCAGCGCCATGGCGAGCTCGAAGACACCCTGCGCGAGCAGCAGGCGCAAGTCCGGCTGATGGTGCTGGGCCGGCGCGGCGCATCGGCCGAGGCCACCCGGCGCGATCTGGGCCGCAACGTCGAGCGGGTGGTCCGCGCGCTGCGCCGGCCGGTGCTGACCGTCACCGAGGGCTTCAAGCCACCCGAACGGGTGATGATCGCCTTCGATGGCAGCGGCGTGACCCGCCGGGGGGTCGAGATGATCGCCGCCAGTCCGCTGTTTGCCGGCCTGCCGATTCACCTGCTGATGTCCGGCAAGCCGCGTGCCGATGCACCGCGACAACTCGATTGGGCGCACGCCAGACTGGAGACTGCGGGCTTTGCGGTGACGCCGGCCTGGGTCCCCGGCGATGCCGAAACCGTGATCGCCCGCGTCGTTCAGGAACAATCGATCGACCTGCTGGTCATGGGCGCTTTCGGTCATTCGGTGCTGCGCCGGCTGATCCTCGGGAGCAAGACCGCCGATCTGCTGCGTTCAGCCACCATCCCTACCCTGCTGCTGCGATAGCACAGGTCGGGCGCGGCGCCACGTTACGCGGCCGCGCGCGGCGATGGCCGCAACGCAGCCTTGCACACCGCCATCAGCGCCTCGATGCTGGCGGTGCGGGTGTAATTGGGCCGAATCACGAAGGCAATACGCCGGTGGGGACCAGGCTCGTTCAGATGCACCGCCGAGAGCGCGCTGTTCTGGGAAATCAGCTGATCCAGCGCCATCTCCGGGATCAGGGTCGTCCCGAGCCGGCCCAATACCATCTGCACCAAGGTATTCAGGCTGGCGGCGCCGAAGCCGTGGTTGGCAGTCTGCCCGGAAAGCTTGCAGGCATCGAGAATGTGCGCCTTCAGGCAGTGCCCTTCCTTGAGCAGCATCAGATTGCTGTGGTTCAACTCGTCGCTGGTGATTTCCTTCTGGTGTGCGTGGACATCCTCGGCCAGCGTCACCCAGTAGAAATCCTCCTGCCAGAATTCCAGCGTCAACAGGCCGTCGACCGGGAACGGCAGCGCCAGAATGGCCGTGTCGATCTCGCCCTGGCGCACCATGTCCACCAACATCTGGGATTGCTCCTCGACGATGTTGAGCTGCGCCTTTGGGTATTGCGCGCTGAGCAAGGGCATCATCCGGGGCAGCAGAAACGGCGCAATGGTAGGAATCAGGCCGACCGAGAGCGGGAAGTTCAGTGGATCCTTCTGGCTCTGGGCCAGATGCTGCAGCTCGTCCACCTGCAGAATCACCTTGCGGGCCTGCGCCAGTACCTGCCGGCCGAGCGGGGTCACCAGCACCTTCTTGTTATCGCGCTCGAAAATCTGCACTCCAAGCTGCCTTTCCAGTTCGTTGAGCGCGGTGCTCAGGGCGGATTGGCTGATATTGCACTGCTCGGCGGCCTTGCGGAAATGCAGCGTCTTTTCCACCGCCAAGGCGTAATGGAGCTGTTTGATGGAAACCATGCCGGACCCCTTTTGATCATCTTGCGTTCTATATTTTGGAACGTCATGATAATTTTAATTCAATTTACATATGAACGGGGCATGCTTAGGATCGAGAGTCACAACAACGCTTTTCCAACCCACCGAGAAAGGAGTGCACCATGGCGCTGATCAACACAGCCATCAAACCCTTCAAGGCCACCGCTTTCAAACAGGGCGAGTTCATCGAAGTGTCCGATCAGGACCTGAAAGGCAAGTGGTCGATCTTCTTCTTCTACCCCGCCGACTTCACCTTCGTCTGCCCGACCGAGCTGGGCGATCTCGCCGACCACTACGAGGAGTTCCAGAAGCGCGGCGTGGAAATCTATTCGGTCTCCACCGACACACACTTCACCCACAAGGCCTGGCACGATTCGTCTGAAACCATCGGCAAGATCCAGTACACCATGATCGGCGACCCAACCGGCGAGATCACCCGCAACTTCGACGTGATGCGCGAAGGCCAGGGCCTTGCGGACCGTGGCACCTTCATCGTGGACCCGGACGGCGTCATCCAGGCGATGGAAATCACCGCCGAGGGCATCGGCCGTGACGCAGAAGACCTGCTGCGCAAGCTCAAGGCGGCCCAGTACGTTGCCGCCCACCCGGGCGAAGTCTGCCCGGCGGCCTGGAAAGAAGGCGAGTCCACCCTGGCGCCTTCGCTCGACCTGGTCGGAAAGATCTAGTCCGAAAGGGGGGGGTGTGGGCGCCGGCCCGCACCCCGCTCGACCCGCCCACGCAAGCACGGCAAAGGACCGAACCATGTTATCGAAAGACATCCTCCAAGCATTGCAAGGCTACGCCGCGAACATGCAAAGGCCGGTCACGTTCGTCTTGCAGACCGGCGCGCACAGCAAACGCGACGAACTGGCGCAGTTTCTGGCCGAGATCGCCAGCGTCAGCGACAAAATCACGCTTGAAGAGCGAGACCTGCCCGGTCTGCGCAGCCCCCTCAGCTTCGCGCTGCTGGCGGGCGGCGAAGACACCGGCATCCGCTTTTCGGGCATCCCCAGCGGGCACGAGTTCAACTCGCTGGTGCTCGCCATGCTGCAGGCCTCGGGCACGCCCATCAAACTGGACGACTCCCTCCAGCAGATGGTCGGCCGAATCAGCGAGGCGCTGCACTTTGAAGTGTTCGTCAGCCTCAGCTGCCACAACTGCCCCGAGGTGGTGCAGGCGCTCAACCAGTTTGCGCTGCTCAACCCGAACATCCGCACCGAGATGATCGACGGTGGCCTGTTCCAGGACGTCATCGCGGAGCGCGACATCCAGGGGGTGCCGATTGTGTACCTGAACGGCGAAGTCTTCGCCAACGGC contains:
- a CDS encoding hydrogen peroxide-inducible genes activator, which encodes MVSIKQLHYALAVEKTLHFRKAAEQCNISQSALSTALNELERQLGVQIFERDNKKVLVTPLGRQVLAQARKVILQVDELQHLAQSQKDPLNFPLSVGLIPTIAPFLLPRMMPLLSAQYPKAQLNIVEEQSQMLVDMVRQGEIDTAILALPFPVDGLLTLEFWQEDFYWVTLAEDVHAHQKEITSDELNHSNLMLLKEGHCLKAHILDACKLSGQTANHGFGAASLNTLVQMVLGRLGTTLIPEMALDQLISQNSALSAVHLNEPGPHRRIAFVIRPNYTRTASIEALMAVCKAALRPSPRAAA
- a CDS encoding universal stress protein — encoded protein: MDPQNKVLACVDRSRFAVHVADYAAWAANRLNAPLEFLHVIDRHPERSTGDDHSGTIGIDAQQHLLTQLSTEDEQRARSTREQGRIFLKQLRERALAAGCPEVDVRQRHGELEDTLREQQAQVRLMVLGRRGASAEATRRDLGRNVERVVRALRRPVLTVTEGFKPPERVMIAFDGSGVTRRGVEMIAASPLFAGLPIHLLMSGKPRADAPRQLDWAHARLETAGFAVTPAWVPGDAETVIARVVQEQSIDLLVMGAFGHSVLRRLILGSKTADLLRSATIPTLLLR
- the ahpC gene encoding alkyl hydroperoxide reductase subunit C, translating into MALINTAIKPFKATAFKQGEFIEVSDQDLKGKWSIFFFYPADFTFVCPTELGDLADHYEEFQKRGVEIYSVSTDTHFTHKAWHDSSETIGKIQYTMIGDPTGEITRNFDVMREGQGLADRGTFIVDPDGVIQAMEITAEGIGRDAEDLLRKLKAAQYVAAHPGEVCPAAWKEGESTLAPSLDLVGKI
- a CDS encoding glycosyltransferase family 2 protein, which translates into the protein MAAQPARRLQPKIPTPASMPLRGRISDLPSISVIIPCLNEEGVVDGLIDDLLDNDYPHFEIIVCDSGSSDGTAAVVTERAQTDPRLRLVTAPKRGVSLARNTGASAAQGDYFVFLDADARVPHDYLEVAMTEIRQRVLAVATFYMRAGNDDRLCRLIVKAFNHWISILQYIKPTAPGASGFWVRRDLHAKTGGYDETLNFAEDLKYLAHCSRFGKFGVLRKQRAIINMRRFEQDGRIKTGLEWLFGGMTHTIGLRLRRTPFKYRFGHYSAVGTGKGRNI
- a CDS encoding LacI family transcriptional regulator; this translates as MSGIRIQKTGEPDIVEASDGRLTLSVPIQIKRRSGRKLVTLPNGETVPVRPWDVAPTSIQLALARGHRWLAMLESGEAKSLKEIATREGIDNSYVSRMVNLTTLAPDIVAAILDDALPNHITLFDLAV
- a CDS encoding SulP family inorganic anion transporter; this encodes MLKSIQQDWLSNVRNDLLAGLVVALALIPEAIAFSIIAGVDPKIGLYASFCIAVVIAFVGGRPGMISAATGAMALVMVTLVKEHGLQYLLAATVLTGVLQIIAGWLRLGTLMRFVSRSVVTGFVNALAILIFMAQLPELIDVTWHVYAMTAAGLGIIYGLPYLTKAIPSPLVTIVVLTGVALALDLDIRTVGDMGELPDSLPVFLLPDVPFTLETLAIILPYALTLTAVGLLESLMTATIVDDLTDTRSDKNRECVGQGVANIASGFIGGMAGCAMIGQSVINVKSGGRGRLSTFCAGLFLLVLVVFLDTWVSQIPMAALVAVMIMVSIGTFNWSSIRNLRSHPKSSSVVMLATVAVTVATHDLAMGVLTGVLLSGFFFAHKVGQILRITSLAEDEGHARTYTVFGQVFFASAERFINAFDYKEVIEQVRIDVSRAHFWDITAVSALDKVVLKFRREGTEVEVIGLNEASATLVDRFAIHDKDGADDFLLDH
- a CDS encoding OPT family oligopeptide transporter — translated: MQSNADAAMGPGRESSHEPQLTLRALVTGMVIGGVLAPCNIYTGLKIGWSFNMSIAAALIGLALWRLMEVFGVRRFGLMENTINQTAASAAAAIVSSGLAAPIPALALVNGTQLSWAWLACWLFVVSFLGVMVAVGLRRQMLLRSGLPFPAGMATAQTLREIYSHGAEATARVRVLFASLTLAAALKLGQEFMFTVSRWSPTLTLPGRSASLHNLGFALDPSLLMIGFGAIVGLKVGLSLLLGALIAWGWIGPWTIARGWTEPGAPEAVWFGPMVEWLLWPGVALMVSASLTTVVAAGWHRHRRREPLAGIETAAAIGEVPAAWFRSGAVIAGLISVVAQMALFGIALYAAVIATLLAFGLAIVAARVAGETGITPIGATGKVTQVSFAVITPGNISNNLMAANVTGGATDQCADLLHDLKAGMLLGAAPRFQAIAQLFGVATGALVGSAAYLLLIPDPHSMLLTPEWPAPAVATWKAVAEVLQGGAGSLPPGSVSALIVAAIAGVALALIAELVPTWGRWMPSGSAMGLAFVIPAWNSVSLFLGALIGAALSRLAPHWAARFLLAIAAGLVAGESLAGIAAAASRLLRGV
- a CDS encoding recombinase family protein, with product MQHGKTRDGRPIDKGHIDKLLSNRTGLGELRHKGQWYQAEHPPIGSRELWNSVHAILEMNGRVRGNTTRAKVPYLLRGIVFGNDGRALSPWHTTKKNGRRYRYYVPQRDAKEHAGASGLPRLPAAELESAVPDQLRAILRAPNLLGDMLSQAIKLDPTLDEAKITVAMTRLDAIWDQLFPAEQTRIVKLLVEKVIVSPNDLEVRLRANGIERLVLELRPEPVEQREEALA